One Rhizobium binae genomic window, ATGACGCTTCTGGGGTCCTCGATCCGGACGCACTGGCGAAAATGATCGATGATCGCGTTCGGTTGATAGCAGTTACCTGGATCCCGACCAACGGCGGGCTTATCAATCCAGCAGCAGCGATCGGTCGAATTGCGCGAAAAAACGGCATCCTCTATCTTCTCGACGCATGCCAAGCTGCGGGTCAAATCCCGATCGATGTCAACGCGCTCGGGTGCGACATCCTGACTGCTACCGGCAGGAAGTTTCTCCGTGCACCGCGGGGAACGGGATTCATGTACATGCGCAAATCACTCCTGGATAAGATCGAGCCAGTGATGATCGACCTCTATGGCGCGCCCTGGACTGGTCCGGATCGATACGAATTGCGACCTGATGCGAGGCGTTTTGAAACATGGGAGAAGAATTATTCGGTTCGTCTCGGCCTGCGGGCAGCAGTGGACTACGCGCTCGATATTGGGCTCAAAAATATCGAAAAGCGCTGCAATCACCTTTCGTCAAAGCTTCGCGAAGGCCTGCGGGGGATACGAGCCGTGTCCGTGCATGATCTCGGGACGCCCCTTGCTTCCATCATCTCATTCACTGTCAACGACTGGGACTCGTCATCCGTCATGGCTTATCTGACTGGCAAGGGAATCAACGTCTCAGTTTCCCCTCCTTCCAGCACACCCGTCGACGCCTATACGCGACAACTCCCGCCCGTGGTGCGAGCGTCGCCACATTATTACAATACCGAGGAAGAGATTGATGCGTTCCTGGAGGCGATTGCTGGTATTGCCTCATAGCAGATTTGCTCGCCTGACGAATGAGCGGATCTTTGCAAAAAGACAAAGCAGTTGATGCGACCTTCCGTTCGCACGTGTTAAGCGGATCATGCCAACGCAACGCCGCCCTGACCTTCCACCAGAACGACAAGCTTCAAAACCGATGAAGATCGGCTCGACCCGAACACTGCGCGGTGTTCGTCGATGAACGAGATCATCGCTTCAATGGGCGGTCGAGCTCCGCCATCGCGAAAAATGCTGACGCTCTGCACAAAATCTCGTTGGCCAGCCGAAGCTCACGGTTCTCCGCTCCAGCGCCTTCATCCTTTCGGCGACGTCGCTTGGGAGCCCAAGTCGGGGACCATTGTCCACCCGGCCTTCTTCACCCCTCCCACTGAACGTCTGCGCAGTGCAGCCGATCTTGGCGGGGGCGCGGACTTCCGGTGAAAACTTGTTCGTTGTCTTGCTCATACCGGCTCCACTTTCTCAAAAGTTGGAGCGTCCGGCAATCAGGCACGGTTCACATCAAACGGCTCCAGGCATTTAGGCGTTGCGTCATTTAAGCATCCGTTCCGTGGATGGATTTCATTCAAACTATCAATTTCACCAATATCATTGAATCACTTAGGAAGACTGACGTCGACAAATTCGAAGGCGGCAAAGGACGAGTCAAGGAGTGCAGGATGGCCCGGATTGGTTAGTATCGCCCACAGTGCTCCTCCATTTATAACGCGACAACATCGTGTCACGTTGCCCGGCCAACCCTGCTCAAGCGTGCTTGGATGAACAGCAGGAAGAAGCTCGCTGCAATGGGCTGGAATGCCAACTCAATGTCATACACCACGCTAAAAGCACTGAGATTCGCTACCACCGGGAAACGCGACGCTTTCATCGGAAGAGCATTAGATGATCGAATTCGGGCCGCAAAAATAGTCGTCCCGCTCAATCGGCTACAACTCTCGCATCCTATCAACCGCGTCAAACGAAGTGGAACCGATAGATCGCATCGAAAGCACGTCGCTAACATCACGCTTTAAGGCCAACACCCGGCCTGTCGGGCCTCGTTGTCATCGTTGCGCATTCCTCGACGAACGGCCGCGCGTGAGTTGGCGGACCAAGAAGTTTGTTTCTAACGGATGCGCCGCTGGCAGAATATTTGCGACCAATTGTGTCTTTCACCAAATCGCGAACTTTGGGTCGCTTCTCAAGCGTGCACGGAACTGGTGACTTCATTGGAAACGAGCGAATACAAACCAGTAGCCTGGAGTTGCCAGCGTAGATAAGTTTGAAAGGTACGCGATTGAAACACGTTCTTGTCGCCGATGACGACCTCGCCATGCGCAATCTTATTGTCGAGTA contains:
- a CDS encoding aminotransferase class V-fold PLP-dependent enzyme; its protein translation is MSQISRDARKTLDLLRLRADTPGTKNRNHLNNAGAALMPSPVIEAVVEYLSREGEIGGYEAAAESNSLLEGTYDSLATLVNCGRDEIAIAENATIAWQRAFYSLSFGPGDRILTASAEFAANYIAFLQVAKRTGVSIEVIPNDASGVLDPDALAKMIDDRVRLIAVTWIPTNGGLINPAAAIGRIARKNGILYLLDACQAAGQIPIDVNALGCDILTATGRKFLRAPRGTGFMYMRKSLLDKIEPVMIDLYGAPWTGPDRYELRPDARRFETWEKNYSVRLGLRAAVDYALDIGLKNIEKRCNHLSSKLREGLRGIRAVSVHDLGTPLASIISFTVNDWDSSSVMAYLTGKGINVSVSPPSSTPVDAYTRQLPPVVRASPHYYNTEEEIDAFLEAIAGIAS